Sequence from the Spartinivicinus marinus genome:
AGCCTAGGTTGCTATTTGCCGAAAACGATTTTTAAGGGGTGCAGTCTACCCCTGACTATTATCTGAGTAGCAGCATTTACTCATATCACTTGCAGCTCATCCACTTATCACTGATTAACAATCCAATAGTTATCATTTTTGCGATTAAATAAATCAAAACTCCTTTTCAATCACGTTGGTTTTCTGAGTGCAATATTACTATTTTATGAATAAGATCTACACAGTACCAAGCCAATTGCGATTAATCAAGTGTTACATGTTTGACTGACTGCTTCTTGAGCAATTAAATTTAATACTAAATAAAGCCCCACCATTCTTATTATTAGTTGCAGTGATAGTCCCGTTATGTATATGTATGACTTGTCGTACAGTTGAAAGGCCAACTCCTTTGCCATGGCCTTTTGTTGAATATAATGGCAGGAATAACTTATCTATCAGCTCTTGGGGGATACCCGGCCCATTGTCAGCTATATTTATTACGGCCTTGCCTTGTCCTGTATGCAATATGTTCAACTCGATTTTTCCATGAGTTGTGTTGGCTAGTGCATCGACGGCGTTATTTACCAACTGGATTAAAGCATCTTGAAGTAAAACAAGGTCGCCTTGAATCTCCAGGTCACTATCAGATAAGTTAGTGACTAGCGTAATTTTGTGTTCGATACACAGCTCACCACAGATATCATTAACTGTGCCTAGCAGCCAGTTTAAGTTAATTTTCTGAAAGCGTGGTGAAGGTTGATAGGTGATTTTTTGCAGAGCGTGATTATAGAGCTTTAGTTTATTAGTGGAATTTAATATATCACCCATCACTTGCTCAATGCTGACACCCTCAAGGTGCATTTGATTTTCTGGAAGTCCTTGACTGAGTGCACTACTGAAGATGTCTAATGATGTGATGATGTTTCCCAGTTTATGGCAAAATAAGGTAGATACATTTCGCCAAACATTCACTTCATGAATGTCTAACTCCTGTTGAATTGGTTGAACGGAAACAATTTTGCTTGTTTCACTGTTTTGAATCTCACTTGCTAGGAGTATTACTGGAATAGTTTTATCAGCCAGAGTGATTGAAGATAAGGTCTTTTGATTTGGCTGAATACCAACAATATCCTTTTGGATCATACTATCTAGCGCTGGCATGCCTCCCAATTGCTCTTCCTGAAAAAGACGATAAGCTTCTTTGTTGAGTAGCTTAATATCCTCATTTGAATAAACAGCTAATAGTGCAACTGGTACTTGATCAAGAGAATCGATTGGGCTTGACTGTTTATTCATCTGACATAGATTATAGATATTAGAGTTCATATTTTTCGATCCTTCTATAAAGTGCTGCACGGGATATACCTAGTTCTTTTGCTGCATGAGAAATATTGCCAGCGTATTTTTGTAAGGCGTTTTCTACTCTCTGTTTTTCCAGATTGCCCAGCTCCAGAGGCTGTGTTTGAGACTTTGTTTGCTTATCTGCTTTGGGTTGATTAGCCACTAATTGAAAATCACGGATATATAATTCAGATTCGTTGCTAAGAATAACGGCCCGCTCAACACTGTTTTGCAACTCTCGAACATTGCCTGGCCAGGGGTAGCGCTGTAATGCTGTTATTGTTTTCATTGATATGTGAGGTTTTGAGCGGTTGTACTTAAGTGAATACATATCCAAGAAGTAATCAACCAACAGGGGGATATCTTCACTTCTTTCTCTTAAAGCCGGTAATGTGATTTCAACGGTATTGAGGCGGTACAACAAATCCTGCCGAAACTGGGTGTTATCCAGCAACTCTGAGCGAGGTAAATTAGTGGCGGCAATCACTCGTATATCAACCGACTTGCTTTGATTGGCACCGATGGCTTTTACTTCCCGCTGTGATAATACGCTAAGTAATTTGGTTTGAAGCTGGGTGGGGAGGTTAGCGACCTCATCCAAAAACAGGGTGCCTTTATTCGCCTCGACAATATGACCCACTCTATTTTGGGTAGCGCCGGTAAAAGCCCCTTTTTTGTGACCAAACAGTTCTGATTCAAATAGACCTTCTGCAATAGTACCTAGGTCAATGGAGATAAATGACGATTTACTGCGACTTGACTGTTGATGTATTTCCCTGGCAATTAAGCCTTTGCCTGTGCCATTTTCACCTAAAATTAAAATATTGGCATCTGTTGGTGCAGATAAATAAATAATCTCCAGCACCTCCTGTATGGCGGATGACTGGCCAATAATGAGCTGTTCTGAGGGTTGGCGAAGACGAGATTTAATTGATTTACGTTTAGTTACATTTGTAGTACGTTTTTTAATTGACTTTTTAAGTTTGTAAGCCTCAATTGCTGTGGCCAGTAATTTATTCTTATCCCAAGGCTTTACAATAAAATCACTAGCACCGCTTTTCAGGGCTTGAATGGCAAGGTCCACTTCGCCATAAGCGGTCATCATAATAACCCTAGTTTCTGGCGCTAATTGATTAATTTCGGAGAGCCAATAAAGGCCTTCTGCGCCTGTACAACTGTCAGGCGAAAAGTTCATGTCTAGTAAAATGACATCATAAGTTGTATTATCTAGG
This genomic interval carries:
- a CDS encoding sensor histidine kinase, encoding MNSNIYNLCQMNKQSSPIDSLDQVPVALLAVYSNEDIKLLNKEAYRLFQEEQLGGMPALDSMIQKDIVGIQPNQKTLSSITLADKTIPVILLASEIQNSETSKIVSVQPIQQELDIHEVNVWRNVSTLFCHKLGNIITSLDIFSSALSQGLPENQMHLEGVSIEQVMGDILNSTNKLKLYNHALQKITYQPSPRFQKINLNWLLGTVNDICGELCIEHKITLVTNLSDSDLEIQGDLVLLQDALIQLVNNAVDALANTTHGKIELNILHTGQGKAVINIADNGPGIPQELIDKLFLPLYSTKGHGKGVGLSTVRQVIHIHNGTITATNNKNGGALFSIKFNCSRSSQSNM
- a CDS encoding sigma-54-dependent transcriptional regulator: LDNTTYDVILLDMNFSPDSCTGAEGLYWLSEINQLAPETRVIMMTAYGEVDLAIQALKSGASDFIVKPWDKNKLLATAIEAYKLKKSIKKRTTNVTKRKSIKSRLRQPSEQLIIGQSSAIQEVLEIIYLSAPTDANILILGENGTGKGLIAREIHQQSSRSKSSFISIDLGTIAEGLFESELFGHKKGAFTGATQNRVGHIVEANKGTLFLDEVANLPTQLQTKLLSVLSQREVKAIGANQSKSVDIRVIAATNLPRSELLDNTQFRQDLLYRLNTVEITLPALRERSEDIPLLVDYFLDMYSLKYNRSKPHISMKTITALQRYPWPGNVRELQNSVERAVILSNESELYIRDFQLVANQPKADKQTKSQTQPLELGNLEKQRVENALQKYAGNISHAAKELGISRAALYRRIEKYEL